GGCCATAGAACTGAAGTGCCACTCTTTAGCCTTCTCTCTTCCGCGATCTTCAATAAAATAGTTTCCCTATTCAGCCGGGTAACGTTTAGTGACATAAATTGTGGTTTAAAGGCATTTAAGAGGTCAGTAATTAAGGATTTAAGGTTATATGGAGAGCTGCATAGATACTTTCCCATATTAATCGCAAGAAAAGGGTATAAAATAGAAGAAATAAAAGTAGCACATAATCCAAGGCAGTTCGGTAAATCAAAATACGGTATAACACGCATACCAAAGGCATTTCTGGATCTATTCACAATAGTTTTATTAACAGGGTTTCAGGGTAGGCCGCTTCATTTTTTTGGAGGGATTGGAGTTTCTGTCGGATTAGTCGGCCTTTCAATCAATGCCTATTTGTGCGTTCTTAAGTTCATAGAGGGTAATATTGGAAACCACTATACCCTCTTACTAATGGGCGTCATGTTAATGGTCCTGGGGCTTCAGTGGTTTTCCGCGGGGATTTTAAGTGAATTAGTAAATGGTATTTATGAGAGAGAGTTTGGAGAAGATATTGAAGGTTAAATCTCAGGTCTGCTATTTTGGTACATACGAGGAGACATATTCAAGAAACCAGATAATGATTAAGACCCTCAAAAGGATGGGGCATGAAGTAAAAGAGTGTCATATTTCATTGTGGGGAGACAAAATAGATAAAACAAGGACATTTGTTGGTGTGGCAAGTAAAATCCAATTCGTCTTAAGGCTAATGTCTATCTATCCAAGGCTTTTTATTAAATATCTGTTTATTGGTCATCACGATATCATATTTGTAGGTTATTTTGGTCACCTTGATATATTTTTCATAAAATTATTCTCAATATTTAATAAAAAGAAGATTGTCTTTGATACGTTTCTTTCACTTTATGATACGATGGTATGTGACAGGGAGATGTTAAAAGTGGGTTCTTTTTCTGCCAGGGTTGTTTACTCGCTTGATAAATATTCCTGTAAACTTGCGGATGTTGTTATCCTGGATACATACGCGCATATTGATTATTTTAATAATACGTTCGGTACCCCCAGAGAAAAAATGGCCAGGATATTTGCCGGAGCTGATACTGAGATATTTTCCCCTGGAGTTCAAAGAAAGCAAAATGGAAAATTTAATGTACTATTCATGGGTAAATATACACCATTGCATGGTATTGAATTTATTGTCAAAGCCGCAGAGATAATGAAAGATGATACGGGTATACAATTTACTTTCATTGGTAAGGGTCAGCTTTATCAAAAAATAAGAGGTATGGTAGTGGACGCGCAACTTGATAATATACATTTTATAGAGTGGGTAAAATATGAGGAATTACCTCAATACATTGCAAATACTGATGTATGTTTAGGGATATTTTCAGATTCACTGAAGGCGTCAAGAGTTATCCCTAATAAGGTTTTTCAGTACATGGCTATGGGTAAGGCTATCATTACTGCCAGAACACCAGGTATCGTTGAAGGTCTGAAAAATGGTGAAAATGCGTTGTTATGTAACCCTGCCGACCCTCAAGACCTATCCAGGGCCATTATCAGGCTGAAAGAAGATGGATCATTAATGAACAAAATTGCGTCCAGTGCAAGGGAAACATTTCTTGATGTATCAGGAGATAATGCAATTATTCATGAGCTTGAATGTGTCCTGGAGAGAATACATTAATTGTAGATTGGTTTGAATTTACGTTGAATCAATTTCTGAAAAATGATTTATGAATACTTGAAATTATTACAACTGTTGATGTTATTATAAATTTTGCTTCAAATTAATTGATAAATATGAATGAAAAAATGATCGCAATTCTTGCGCCATACAAGAGACACATAAAAAACTTATTTGGTGTGTTTGCCAGTCTGACTGGATTTGTCATCCTGTATTTACTGGTAAGAAGGGCAGGATTTAGTAATCTTTTAAATACCTTTCTGCATCTTAGCCCTGTGTACCTGTTTCTGGGAATATTTTGTTGGATATTGAATCTGTTAACAGGAACATACCGTTTTAAGAGCTTTTGTGATATTAAGATACCATTCCTGAGATTATATAATATATACCTGTATGGTGTCATCCTCAATTATGCTTCTGCGATCCAGGGGCTTGGTATCGGGGCAAAAGTTGGACTATTAAAGTTAAACAAAGTAAAGGTGTCAAAGACCACTGCATCCATCGGTCTGGAGATTATCTATGATATACTTTTTGCCGGTATGGTTTTTATTGTGTTTGCAATAAAGTATTATGATCAGGTGGGAAGCAAAATTGCAGGTGCTTCCAGGTTCCTGATTCCAGGGATATGTATCGTGATTGTGCTTATTGCAGGTCTCATTTTTTTTCGAGGGAACAGTTTCATCCAGAGTTTTATTAGTCATTTTGCAGGCGCTTTTAAAATGCCGCAGGCTATATACAACTTTTTAATTACCTCTACAATATGGATCCTGGGAAGCTTACTTATGTACTTTTTAGTGCTGGCAACGGGGAGTTACATCAGTTTGCAGAATATACTTTTTGCGACAACTGCAGCATTTATTTTAGGTTTAATAAGTTTTGTTCCCGGAGGTCTTGGAGTAAGAGACGCTATATCCGCATTTGTATTGCATCTATCAGGACTGGAAGCCGAAATGGCGATTTCGATAACACTTATTAATAGAGTTATTGGTATTTGCACTGTTCTGGTCATTCTTACGATGATTAATTTAGCCAAAAAACTGATACCAGCAAAAGCTAAACATGATATATGACTCTGTTGATATAATTCGATTCTTTTCAAATTTTCAGAAAAGTTGTTGCCGTAAGTCATTGCTGTCATTGGATTGAAAAATTGACTATTTAGCAAAAACCGATTAAATAACAGAGTCATATTGCATTGAGAGTGTATTATGAAACGTCTTACAAAAATTAACCACTGGGATAATGTTCATACAGATAATAAAAATCACTTTCTGCAGAATATAGGTGATAAACTGAATGAAACAAAATATTTCAAAAGCTATACCTTTTCAGCTTTTGACAGATTGTGCCGAAAGTATTTGCCAAATCTATTTAACTTAAAGATTCTGGAAGTTGGCAGTGCCCCTGGCAGGAGACTTTTATATATGCACAAAATTTTTGAATATGAACCTTATGGAGTAGAGTACTCTGCGGACGGTGTAAATTCAAATAAGGAGTACTTCAGAAAAAATAATTTAAATCCCAATAACGTGATCCATGCGGATTTTTTTGATCCGGCTTTTCAGAATTCATACAAATCGTCTTTTAATATTGTTTCATCTTTTGGTTTTATTGAGCATTTTGATGATCCATCAAGAGCAGTTAAATATCACCTGAATCTTCTAAAAAAATCAGGATTGATTCTGATAACAGTGCCAAACCTGAGAGGACTCAATTATTATGTTCAGACCATTCTGAATAAAAGTGTAATTAAAAAGCACAATTTAGAAATCATGGAGCTCCAAAGATTTCGATCACTGTTTATGATGGAGTCTATAGATGAAGTTTATTGTGATTATTATGGAACGTATAATTTTGCAACATTCAACGTTAAACCCGGATCAATTATGGTATATGTAAAATATATCCTTCTATGCCTTCAAATGGTGTTGAATCCTTTGATGCATGTTTTTTTAAGAAACAGGGGATTAGACAGCCCTTTATGGAGTCCTTATTTAATCTTTATTGGGAAAAAAAAATAGATTTATGTGTGGGATTGCGGGAATAAATAGATTCTCTTCTGATAAGGTCATTGATGTGGACCTTGTAAAAAGGATGTGTAACATCATCGCCCATCGTGGGCCTGATGATGATGGTTTCTTTAATGAAGGGAACATTGGCCTTGGCATGAGGCGCCTATCAATAATTGACCTGAACACGGGGCATCAACCCATTTATAATGAAGACAAATCAGCAGTTGTTGTTTCAAACGGTGAAATATATAATTTTAAAGAACTACGGGATGTCTTAACAGGAAAGGGTCATGCGTTTAGCACAAAAACAGATACTGAGGTAATCGTCCACCTTTACGAAGATTATGGAGTTAACTGTGTAAATCATCTCAGGGGAATGTTTGCCTTTGCTCTGTGGGATAAAAACAACAGACGTTTATTTCTTGCCCGGGACCGGCTGGGACAAAAGCCGCTTTATTATACCATTGCTCAGGGGACCTTATTCTTTGCCTCGGAGATTAAGCAGTTGCTGCTTGCCGATGAGGTGGAAAGACACATAAACTTTAACGCATTAAACTCCTATTTGTCAACAGGGTACGTTCCTGGAGAGGAAACCCTTTTTAACGGCATTCGACGACTTAACCCTGGGCATTTTATGACGGTAGAAAATGGGAATATGCGGCTTCAAAAATATTGGGATATTAGTTATGCAGAAAAGCAGACAGTAATAAAGGAAGCAGATGCTGTTGAGAGGCTTGATGAACTGGTCCGTGAATCAGTCCGTTTACGTATGATAAGCGATGTTCCACTGGGCGCCTTTCTGAGCGGGGGAATAGATTCCAGTGCACTTGTTGCCTACATGAGCCAGATCACAAACAGTTCTATTAAAACGTTTTCAGTCGGCTTTCCGGTTGAAAAATATAATGAAATAACCTTTGCCAGAATTGCCTCAAACCATTTCCAGACTGACCACCATGAATATACTATGGAAAAACTCTCCACCCGCCTGCTGGAGGAGCTTGTCTGGTACCATGATGAGCCATTGGGGGATTCCTCCTGTGTGCCATTGTATTTTGTATCAAAACTCGCGCGGCAGCATGTAACTGTTGCATTGTCCGGGGAAGGTTCTGACGAAATTTTTGCAGGTTATCACCACTATCCTCTCGAAAGAATGGCCAGGTATTATGATTATCTTCCTGGCGTTATTAAAAATGGTATATATTCCATTTCCAGGAAATTACCCAAAAAAAATATGCCCAGCTTATTCATGGGTTCTGGGCGGCTAAGCAGGACAAGGCCAGAAGGCCGGCCTGCTGGATGGCAGTATTTAATGAAGAAGAGAAATCCGCTCTCTTTTTGCCGGAGATTTATCATGGAATCAATAACCACTCATTTCACACTTATGAAGCATTCTATGAAAAGTGTGCGGCGGATAATTACCTGGAAAAGGCCCTTTACCTGGATGAGAAGATATACCTGCCGGATGATTTGCTTATGAAGGCGGACAAGATGACAATGGCCAACAGCCTTGAGGCAAGGTCGCCATTTCTGGACCATAAGCTGGTAGAGTTTGTGGCGCAGCTTCCACATGAATACAAGCTCCGGGGCAAAACAGGTAAGTATATTCTCAAACAGACAGTAAAAGATATTATTCCTGAGGAAATAGTTTACAGGAGGAAACACGGGTTTAACGTTCCTGTACAGACATGGCTTTCAGGTTGGTTGAGAGAATATGCGCGCGAATTGTTGAGTGAGCAATTTATCAGACAACAGGGCATCTTTAATCCTGATTATGTTCAGTTTGCCTGGAGACTTATGGAGAAAAAGGCGTACAACTATGACCGAAGGGTATGGCTGATTTTAATGTTCCAGATATGGTATTGTATTTTCATAGATAAAAGCATAAATGTCAGAACAGAAAGTATGTAATCTGATATACAGATATTATCCCATTATTGGTGGGGCGGAGAACCAGGCCATACTCCTTCTGCCACGACTTCAACATTACGGTTTTACCCCTTTTGTCGTTACCCGTAAATTTTTAAAAGAGCACGAAGTTTCAGAAATGAAAGATGGTTATAGTATATACCGTGTGCCGGCTATAGGAAAAGAACTGACAGGTCACATTTCATATACGATATCAACTCTGCTTTTATTGTGGAAAAGAAGGAGAGGGTTCAGCATCGTCCATGTACACGGTTCTGTTGGGATGGGGCTGATCGGGCTGTTTATTGCCACAGTTTTAAGAAAGAAAATTATTATTAAGGTATCTGAGGATCAGAAGATAGGCCGTATTATGAGGAAATGGTACGGTCCTGTTGTGCTCAGTTTATTTAATAACATAGACCGTGTAGTCTGTATCAGTGATAAGATATATAATGATCTTGTGAAGATTGGTTTTAATAAGAAGAAAGTAGCTTTTATTCCTAACGGGGTTGATTCTGATAAATTTAGTCCACCCGACAACAAGATGGTATTGAGAAATGAATATAAACTGGATCCGGATTGTTTTACAGTAATCTTCTGCGGCAGGTTGGTAAGGAGAAAAGGGTTGGATATCTTATTAAGGGCATGGTTGTGTTTTATACATGACCACCCGCAAAGTCGGCTGATTGTTATAGGCTCGGATTCCCTTCAATCAGAGGGTGTAGAGACTGAGTCTAAGAGGTTTGTTGCAGAACATAATATGACTGAACAGGTTCATTTCCTGGGTATACAGAGGCAAGTTGACAAATTCTTGAAATGTGCCGATTTGTTTGTTTTTCCAGCACGTAATGAAGGCGAAGGACTCTCCAATATATTACTTGAAGCAATGGCCTGTGGACTGCCGGTGATTGCTTCAGATATTGATGCAAACCGTCAGTTACTGGTTGATGGCGCTAACGGATTGCTTTATCCTCCGGAAGACTACAAACGCCTTCTTTCAAAAATACTACTTCTCCGTTGTGATAATCAAATGTCTCAAGAAATGGGTGAGAATGCGCGTAAAACTATTTTAGCTGGTTATAATATTGATTCAGTAACAAACCAATATGTTAAACTATATAATACTTTAAATATATAATTAATATGTTAAGCACAGATAATAAAACAAACATCGTGAAATATGCATTTTGCTATATAATCTTCATGGCATTGTTTGTACGCCTCTGGGGGATATGGAATGTTAGTACAACCGATGAATATAATGAAGTAATTGAAGGGCTCAGGGTTTGTTCCGGACATATTAATCTGGAACGCTGGATAAAGCGTTTTTATCTCTATATACTTTCTGTAGAATACGCGGTGTATTATATTCTCTGGTCGGTATTTAATTCTTTCTCCGGCCCGATGGAGTTTGCGGAGAAAATAGTCAGAAATATGGGTCCTCTATTTACACTGGGTCGTTTAACAAGCGTAGTTGCAGGCACCTTGACAGTAGGTGTTTTATTTAAAACAGGGTATAAGTTTTTTGATAGAAAGGTCGCGGTTGTTGCGTCAATATTGTTGGCAATAACGCCGTTTCACGTTGATCTTTCACAACAAGTCAAAGTTGATGCGGTGCTGGGTCTTATGGTTGTTTCAACACTCTACTATATCTTGAAGCTTATGCACGGGAGCAATGTAAGTAAGTGGGATTATGGCTGGTGTGGGTTCTTTATGGCCCTGGCAATTCAAACAAAGATTAATTCAATATTATTGTTTATACCATTCTTAATTACCGTTTCTTTTGGTTACAAAATGGTGAAGGAGAGGATTTTTAACTTCTCAAAATTTTTTATTATGTTTTTTATTATTGGTTTTATCCTTGGTAATCCTCCAATATTGATTGCTCCTGTGAAATTTGTGAAGAGTATTATGGGACTAGGTAACGTCTACACAACTGGAGTCAATGTTGTACCCAATGATATCATAGGGTTTCTGGCTTATCCCCTCTATTATTTCCGCAGTATGGGAATGGTAATCTCCATTTTAACAATACTTTCTATTATCTATGTTCTAGTCCATCGGAAAAAGCGGCAGATTGTAATACTCTCATTTATTGTCAGCTTCTATATTTTGATGGGTGCATCGAAAAACCTGGTCGCATACTATTATTTGATCCCTGTTGTACCATTTATATTTATTCTAGTTGGAGAATTTCTCAGTGACATGCATACAAGATTTGTACAAAACAGTGGGCCAGTTTGTACGAAGAAGTTAATACTTACTCTGTTTATATTTTTTGCGTTAATCAAACCCGCTATTAATGTTGTCTCTCATGGGATTTCTTTGAGTGGTAAAAATACAAGGTATCTTGCCAGGGACTGGATAGAAGCCAACATACCTCCCGGTAGTAAAATTCTGATGGATTCAGGAAAGTCTATCAATTCATTTGCCCCTCCAATTGCGGAAAATAGAGAAAGCATGGAAAGGACATTAAAAAAGGCAAGAGGAAATGTTAATGAAGGAAAGATTATTCATGGGATGGTTGATAAGAACGCGTTAATTTACTATGAATTATTATTAAAGACTGTTCCTGTAATCTCATATGATATTACCTCCACAATGTTTGGTCTGGATGTGGAGGATATTGGGTATTATAAAAAAAATGAGTACGAATATATTATTTTGAGTAGTGGTATGCTGAAAGACAGGACATCAGAATTCTTTAGAAAACAAAACTCCAGAGTTGCTTCATTTTACAAGTCAGTGTATTCTGAAAAAGGCGTTACTTTGATAAAAACAATCTCTCCGACTACATATAATCAAGGTGATACCTTCTTCATATACAAATTATGATGGAAAATAATTCAAATATAAAAAAACTTTTCTCTCCTGAGAAAAGTTTTACCTATACGCTATTAATTGTACTCCTGGTTTTCGGATCTTTTCGACCTGACAGGCTGATGCCAGGGGGAAGGGTGTTGATCCATTTCCCTACCTTGATTTTGTTTGTTCTGTTAATCTGCTATATAAAAGAACCACGCAAGTTAGTTGGTAATTTACAGACAAAATTCTTTTTTGCGTTTATGGCATTGATGATCATTCAAGTGCCGTTTGCAAGAAATACAGGCGTTTCTATTGCGGTAATAAGAGGTTTCGTGATTTTTACCATAATAGGGTATCTCTTCAAGGTACAATTTGTTAATAATCATTATAAAATAGTTAAATACATAAAGTTGTATGTTATTTTAAGTATTTTCATCGCTTTTTTAGGATTAGCCAGGGGCCTTGTAAACTTGCCAACGATAAGTGATGAAAATGACTTTGCACTATTAATGAATATCCTTATTCCATTTGGATATTTTCTTGCACAGGAGGCAACGGATATAAGGAAGAAAATATTTTATTATTCTTGTGTAGGATTATATGTTTTAGGGAATGTCGCGTCCTTCTCCAGAGGTGGTTTTGTGGGACTGCTAGGCGTGGGGCTTTATATATTTTACAGGAGTAAAAATAAGGTAACATTAATTTTCATAGTGGTATTCATGATTGTACTGATGTCTGCGTTTGCCAGTCAGGAATACTGGGATGAGATGGCTACTATCACAGGACAAGTGGAATCGCAGAGTGGTGATACTGGACAGGAGCGTTTTGATAGTTGGTTGGGTGGGTGGAGAATGTTTCTGGATCACCCAATAATTGGCGTTGGAGCACAAAACTTTGGAATGTGGATTCAAGATTATTTTCCAATAGAAGAGAAAGCTTATAGAATGTGGGGAAGGGTTGCCCATTCTCTGTACTTTACACTGTTACCTGAAATGGGTATTGTCGGAACAATATTTTTTTTCGGAATGATTTGGGGAAATTATAAAGACCAGCGTTATCTCTCGACCCTTGAAACAAAAAAGGGGGCGCTACTGGCAGCTACAAATCTTACTGAAGAAGAGAAAGAGAGTATTTCCAAAGGGATACGAACACTTCACTTTCTTTCACTTGCGTATGGTGGAGCAATGGTTGCGTATCTGGTTACAGGCATTTTTATCTCTGTTCTGTGGTATGGGTATTTCTGGATGCTTACGTCATTTTATGTTATTACCTCAAATGTGGCACGAAACATTGAAGAACAAATTAAAAACAATAGTAAAACGTTAAAACCAGAGAATTCAATTTATATGGCTTATGGCAAATTTGACCAGGTATCCTGACAAAATAAGAGTATTGTATCTTGTCCTTGAAATGGAACTGGGAGGGCTTCAGAGAATCGTAAAACTTCTGATCGACAAGCTAGACAGAGAGAAGTTTATTCCCTATCTCTGTTGTCTTGATAATGGGGGGTTCTTTTATGATCAATTAGAAAATAATTTGCTTAAGGCATATATTCTACAAAGAAAACCTGGCCCATTTGATATAGGATTATTAGTCAGATTATACAAGATTTTACGGGAAAACAAGATTGACATAATTCATTCGCAGAGCGGTTGTATGGTATACGCGGCGCTTGCCGGAAGATTGGCAAGGGTAAAACGCATTGTTCATACTGATCATGGTCGGTTTAAACCGGATAAAAGGTCTATTATGCTGGAAGAATGGATTTCGTCGAAAGTGATTCATCATGTGATTGGAGTATCTCACGAGTTGACCGAGTATCTGGCCTTGCAAGTAAAAATAAAAAGAAAAAAACTGCTGACAATTATCAATGGTGTGGATACACATAAATTTATACCAATGCATTCAGAACGACGTAATAAATTAAAAAAGAAATACGGATTGAATGAAGAAGTTAAAGTATTAGGTACGATATGTAGACTAGATCCCGTTAAGAATCTGGAGTTCTTGATTTCCTGCCTGCCGTCTATTTGTGAAAAAGTCACTGAATGCAGGCTTCTGATTGTAGGAGACGGGCCATGCAGGGAGCGTCTTATCAAGCATGCAGAAAGCCTGGGGATAGATTCGAAAATCAGTTTTACAGGTGCAATGTCAGATGTCGACAATGTTTTACCTGCTTTTGACGTCTACGTTTGTACATCTTTGAGCGAAGGCACATCCATGACAATTTTAGAAGCAATGTCATGTGGTCTTCCCGTTGTAGCATCGGCGGTAGGGGGAAACAGTTCGCTTGTAGATGAATCAAATGGGAGGTTATTTCCTCTAAACGATGCAGACGTATTCAAAAGGAGT
This DNA window, taken from Candidatus Scalindua japonica, encodes the following:
- a CDS encoding O-antigen ligase family protein; translated protein: MMENNSNIKKLFSPEKSFTYTLLIVLLVFGSFRPDRLMPGGRVLIHFPTLILFVLLICYIKEPRKLVGNLQTKFFFAFMALMIIQVPFARNTGVSIAVIRGFVIFTIIGYLFKVQFVNNHYKIVKYIKLYVILSIFIAFLGLARGLVNLPTISDENDFALLMNILIPFGYFLAQEATDIRKKIFYYSCVGLYVLGNVASFSRGGFVGLLGVGLYIFYRSKNKVTLIFIVVFMIVLMSAFASQEYWDEMATITGQVESQSGDTGQERFDSWLGGWRMFLDHPIIGVGAQNFGMWIQDYFPIEEKAYRMWGRVAHSLYFTLLPEMGIVGTIFFFGMIWGNYKDQRYLSTLETKKGALLAATNLTEEEKESISKGIRTLHFLSLAYGGAMVAYLVTGIFISVLWYGYFWMLTSFYVITSNVARNIEEQIKNNSKTLKPENSIYMAYGKFDQVS
- a CDS encoding lysylphosphatidylglycerol synthase transmembrane domain-containing protein; the protein is MNEKMIAILAPYKRHIKNLFGVFASLTGFVILYLLVRRAGFSNLLNTFLHLSPVYLFLGIFCWILNLLTGTYRFKSFCDIKIPFLRLYNIYLYGVILNYASAIQGLGIGAKVGLLKLNKVKVSKTTASIGLEIIYDILFAGMVFIVFAIKYYDQVGSKIAGASRFLIPGICIVIVLIAGLIFFRGNSFIQSFISHFAGAFKMPQAIYNFLITSTIWILGSLLMYFLVLATGSYISLQNILFATTAAFILGLISFVPGGLGVRDAISAFVLHLSGLEAEMAISITLINRVIGICTVLVILTMINLAKKLIPAKAKHDI
- a CDS encoding ArnT family glycosyltransferase, producing MALFVRLWGIWNVSTTDEYNEVIEGLRVCSGHINLERWIKRFYLYILSVEYAVYYILWSVFNSFSGPMEFAEKIVRNMGPLFTLGRLTSVVAGTLTVGVLFKTGYKFFDRKVAVVASILLAITPFHVDLSQQVKVDAVLGLMVVSTLYYILKLMHGSNVSKWDYGWCGFFMALAIQTKINSILLFIPFLITVSFGYKMVKERIFNFSKFFIMFFIIGFILGNPPILIAPVKFVKSIMGLGNVYTTGVNVVPNDIIGFLAYPLYYFRSMGMVISILTILSIIYVLVHRKKRQIVILSFIVSFYILMGASKNLVAYYYLIPVVPFIFILVGEFLSDMHTRFVQNSGPVCTKKLILTLFIFFALIKPAINVVSHGISLSGKNTRYLARDWIEANIPPGSKILMDSGKSINSFAPPIAENRESMERTLKKARGNVNEGKIIHGMVDKNALIYYELLLKTVPVISYDITSTMFGLDVEDIGYYKKNEYEYIILSSGMLKDRTSEFFRKQNSRVASFYKSVYSEKGVTLIKTISPTTYNQGDTFFIYKL
- a CDS encoding class I SAM-dependent methyltransferase; this translates as MKRLTKINHWDNVHTDNKNHFLQNIGDKLNETKYFKSYTFSAFDRLCRKYLPNLFNLKILEVGSAPGRRLLYMHKIFEYEPYGVEYSADGVNSNKEYFRKNNLNPNNVIHADFFDPAFQNSYKSSFNIVSSFGFIEHFDDPSRAVKYHLNLLKKSGLILITVPNLRGLNYYVQTILNKSVIKKHNLEIMELQRFRSLFMMESIDEVYCDYYGTYNFATFNVKPGSIMVYVKYILLCLQMVLNPLMHVFLRNRGLDSPLWSPYLIFIGKKK
- a CDS encoding glycosyltransferase; this translates as MANLTRYPDKIRVLYLVLEMELGGLQRIVKLLIDKLDREKFIPYLCCLDNGGFFYDQLENNLLKAYILQRKPGPFDIGLLVRLYKILRENKIDIIHSQSGCMVYAALAGRLARVKRIVHTDHGRFKPDKRSIMLEEWISSKVIHHVIGVSHELTEYLALQVKIKRKKLLTIINGVDTHKFIPMHSERRNKLKKKYGLNEEVKVLGTICRLDPVKNLEFLISCLPSICEKVTECRLLIVGDGPCRERLIKHAESLGIDSKISFTGAMSDVDNVLPAFDVYVCTSLSEGTSMTILEAMSCGLPVVASAVGGNSSLVDESNGRLFPLNDADVFKRSVIELLEDEELRKQTGQEGRNKIEKNYDFDNVVRQYEKLYSSF
- a CDS encoding glycosyltransferase family 4 protein encodes the protein MSEQKVCNLIYRYYPIIGGAENQAILLLPRLQHYGFTPFVVTRKFLKEHEVSEMKDGYSIYRVPAIGKELTGHISYTISTLLLLWKRRRGFSIVHVHGSVGMGLIGLFIATVLRKKIIIKVSEDQKIGRIMRKWYGPVVLSLFNNIDRVVCISDKIYNDLVKIGFNKKKVAFIPNGVDSDKFSPPDNKMVLRNEYKLDPDCFTVIFCGRLVRRKGLDILLRAWLCFIHDHPQSRLIVIGSDSLQSEGVETESKRFVAEHNMTEQVHFLGIQRQVDKFLKCADLFVFPARNEGEGLSNILLEAMACGLPVIASDIDANRQLLVDGANGLLYPPEDYKRLLSKILLLRCDNQMSQEMGENARKTILAGYNIDSVTNQYVKLYNTLNI
- a CDS encoding glycosyltransferase family 4 protein; translation: MKVKSQVCYFGTYEETYSRNQIMIKTLKRMGHEVKECHISLWGDKIDKTRTFVGVASKIQFVLRLMSIYPRLFIKYLFIGHHDIIFVGYFGHLDIFFIKLFSIFNKKKIVFDTFLSLYDTMVCDREMLKVGSFSARVVYSLDKYSCKLADVVILDTYAHIDYFNNTFGTPREKMARIFAGADTEIFSPGVQRKQNGKFNVLFMGKYTPLHGIEFIVKAAEIMKDDTGIQFTFIGKGQLYQKIRGMVVDAQLDNIHFIEWVKYEELPQYIANTDVCLGIFSDSLKASRVIPNKVFQYMAMGKAIITARTPGIVEGLKNGENALLCNPADPQDLSRAIIRLKEDGSLMNKIASSARETFLDVSGDNAIIHELECVLERIH